The genomic DNA TGAATGGATTTTTAACTGTCTTTAATTTCTGTAGAGAAGAGCCTATTTGACTGCTGCACTAGTATTAGGAATGCTTTATTTCCTGTGTTGCCTTGTGCTTTTTATTGGAGTAAAGGAGCAACTGGGTAAGTCCAACATACATACatagacatatttttttttttttttttttcagtcagtgGACTGAATTCAGTGTCTTCTTGTCtaatataaatatgtacatttgtgGTGTGGCTACTTTTCAAACTAGCTCCTCTGAGTAAACTGGACCACATAAATACGTCCTACCTAAGTAGTATGAAGATGGTGGTGTGTCACATTCCATATGTGCAGCTTGTATTTGGCTTCCTCTTTGCTTCACTTGCCTTCCAGGTCAGAAATTTGTCTTTTTGAATCATCAATGTATATTGAAGTGTTTGGGATTGTTAAACCCAATACACTAGAAGTACAGAGGTTTCAAATGTTGTTTGCTtgtataaccaaaaaaaaaataaaataagtaaatttaccaaaaaatctccaattatgggccctattttaagagcgctaagtGCAATGCCATGCTATAAGTCATacacacaaagtcagtgggcatgttaatgaagttttggtattttcgtgcgaGGAtatgctaagtctaggcgcaagtgggatTGGCGAAATTTCACAAGCAAAGCGcttatgggctgggtcaagtgcaatttaattctgaagttTTCCGGCACTGTCTTCATTctgttatatagtccattccctttAAAGCACCAGAGATATAAATAAAGACAAcgcattcataagaagttggtagtgtaaatggactgtattaaataaattacaagaacaGAAGTAgggacttacgttcttttgtgcataaaCTTGCGTCCTTTTTGAATTCTTGTGCTTCTTgtatgtcaggcatatttctgtgTCAGTGACATGATcattttatacgcatggaaaatgtggttctcatcaggatttggatttacgctccattaaattatagagagtgtaagtattattaagtattattaatcatctaCTGacagtattaacagtgattgtattggaacacacttcacttctactggtcaattttgattttgaaaaattatttattgaaacatgaaaaaaattaaaccaaaaatatttcttaattcaaattacacttcaaacgaaatgaaaatataatcaaaataacgaagcgGGAAAAAagatcataccaaatccaaacatctTAATCTCTCCaacccttttgcagtgacttaaaaatcactccacaacaacaggtggaaaaatgttagtacaaattaaatcataaatacaattgtaaatataaacaataataaaaaataaaccatgacctaaagatagtttaacacaaatctcattaaTATTTGTTTGGACATGAAATGTATTACtgcctgctggtggaatctccaaactacaAATGCAGAAACTGAGTTTAGGCTACGCTGCGATAAGatgtgcttttgaaacgtcttagcgcaaagacctatttctcaggaaaatagcaaagtGTGCTTTGCGCtacttcattaccatacaatacacccacagtttgcgcacatacacccacagatagcacagacactcccacccacgcccacttgcactGACAAGTAAATTGCAGTTAGAATAAGCGTTCTAATGAAAATTGGATTTGTGCACACTCACGAAAATTGATCCCAACATAAAATTATTTCTTATAAGACTGGTGTATTAGTCAattcagtgttgggtagattacttctgaaatgtaatctagtactgattacaaatgacacaactaaaattgtaatcagtaacataatcttgtAGATTAGTAATCCAAAATAATACAAGTTATCCTCCCATTTGGGAATTCTTTCAAAGTCAAGACTGATAGGTAATGTAatcaatatgtaatcatgtaatccataaaagtaactaatctgacaaacaaaatgtaatataatctaattacaagtacttgattttttggAATCTGAGTACACAATCCAGATTATGTGTAGTATATTACTACTCAACACTGTTAGTCATAGAGTTGATTGGGATCTGATGTAGCATATTGTAAATccactgtcatggaaaacctgaaaatatgagggaattttaaaattgtgttttccaggactgcaaaagtcatggaaatgaataataTCTTAAAGTCATACATAAACATTTTTCTAGTTTTGTTCTGCTCTAAATGTTTAATTACCTAGATGTTGCTCTCATGTACTGTAAAGCTAGTGTAGAGTAAAACTTTCTTTTAAGACCATGATGTTTGAGTTATCtgcaaatcattcttttgagtttaTAAATTGCTCTAAATGATTTATTAGCCAGTCTgcctaattaaaataattttgtaaattccACATCTCATAATAAAAAATGccatggaaaggtcatggaaatgatTGACCAATGTCCTAATAATGATGTTTGTTGCAGATGGCTCAGGGAAATTTTGCCTTGTTTTGTACTCATGCAGCAGATATGGGAGCATATTTTCAGCACCTTGTCCTCATATTACTGGTGAGGGATCCATTATTTCAAAGTgtattctacatttacatttgtaaagtacatttatttcagaagtaacctttaaaacatttgttcaatttccaaaaactatttaattaataataccTCATTATGCAGTATGGACTTTTTAGTTACATACATTATAATCCTCTTTGCTCATGTGCAGACAGCAGCCACATTGTCCATTCCATTATGGCAGACACTCTTGGTCAAATTAGGCAAGAAGACCACCATATTCATTGGCCTATCAGTGAGCACTACTCTTTAAGCCTTTTCCCTGATTTATTTTTGAATGCATAGAGAAAGAATAGGAATGCTATTAAAAATATAACtgtatgttgttaatattaaatgcagcaatgtaatgtaaatgcaaatactttttaaatgtagatTTCTGGAACAAATAGTTAATCCATGCCTCTTTCTCCTCTTCTCTGCAGTCTTATATCCCAGCTTTAACTGTAATATCCCTAGTGAGGAGTAATTTACCCATCTTCATCATTATGTCTGTGTTAGCTGGGACCAGTCTGGCAGCCCTCTATCTGCTCCCTTGGTAATTTAACCCTCATCTAATATCTCTCCATTGTTCAAACACTCACTCCAACACATACTCGACCCAAGCAAATGCACTTCTCTTGCTTTTATGAAACATTACGGAAGCCAGATGGTGGTCGTTTGGGAATTAGTTGTATGATGTTTGGCATCACTGGCAGATTCAGAATGAATGATGTAATACTGAAACTGGACCCCACTCAGACAAGAAAAGCATATCCTCCCATTCTGTAATGCACAAAGCTAGaatcatttatatactgtatatataagttgtatactgtatatacactcacttggctctttattagaaacacctgtacacctacttatacaattatctaatcagccaatcatgtggtagcagtgcaatgaataaaatcatgcagatacgggtcaggagcttcagttaatgttcacatcaaccatcagaatggggaaaaatttgatctcagtgatttcgaccgtgacatgattgttggttccagacgggctggtttgagtatttctgtaactgctgatctcctgggattttcatgcacaaaagtctctagcgtttactcagaatggtgccaaaaacaaaaacatccagtgagcagccagactggttcgagcttacTGAAAGGCTACATTAAATCggacaaccactctgtacagttgtagtgagcagaataacatctcagaatgcacgacatgtcaaaccttgattcgaatgggctacaacagcagaagaccatgtcggggaCTTTACTAGGATTGATTCACCCAATCACTCAATActtaaataaacaacaataattgtttacaaaaaaaaaaaaaaaaaatacaaaaacgaTGTCATACTACCATAGAATCATaggttgtttaaatattttaggtCCATGTTGCCAGATGTGGTGGATGACTTCAAGGTCAAGAACCCTTCTTGCCAGGATCTAGAACCGTTGTTTTACTCCTGTTATGTTTTCTTCAACAAATTTGGAGGAGGAATGTCTGTTGGAGTCTCTACCTTGGTACTATAGTAAGAGCTTCCTCCAATCAAATTGTTTTATAGTTGGTgaaaaatacagaataaatcacAACAATGATTAGAAAGTGGAATTAGAAAATATTCCCAACACTGGCAGTGGAAAGGATGTTGTTGCACATGCCAATGTTTTCCTTTTCAAACATTTCCTGTGCATcatctctttttcctttttttatgatGCTAAAAGTTACTGATTTAGTGATTTCACACTGCTCCATAAAATGTTCTCTTCCCTTCTGCTTAACTCAGTTTTGTAGGATACAAACCTGGTGCCTGTAGGCACAATCCTGAGGTTATATTCTCACTGCGAATGCTTTTCGCTCCTGTGCCCATTTGTCTTCTGCTGGTGGGCATAGTGATGTTTTACTTCTATCCTATCAATGAAGAGCGACGGCAGCAAATCCAGAAAGCATTAAGGAAAGCAGGGTGAGTTTTCCTCATTGTGTATGGTATATCTCATGAGTATgtcatatatataatgtacattacATGCTTGCTTTTCTTACTAAGAGCATTTGCTATTACAGAGGTTATTGCTTGTGGTCCAAACCCTGAAATGTTATACAATCCATTAGCtatcaacaaaaaaatatatcttattttcttttgtttacaTATCCAATACCATAAAATCATGGAACATTAAGAATAAAGAGTTTTCAGATTGCAATTAATTCAAAGCTAATTCTCTATTCCCTGCAAGGAACAGGGTTTGGGATACATCAATGCTTTCCAGTTTTTGGAAGACTAGATTATAAATTAGAATAcaagagagaatgagaaagaagcaatgttgatatactgtacatataaatggCCACTACTTCCTTCTGTATAGAAGTAACTTCTTGAAGTCTTTACATTCATGTTTAACATCCCGTTTTACA from Myxocyprinus asiaticus isolate MX2 ecotype Aquarium Trade chromosome 29, UBuf_Myxa_2, whole genome shotgun sequence includes the following:
- the LOC127420382 gene encoding sodium-dependent lysophosphatidylcholine symporter 1-like isoform X1; the protein is MADDSGNILDNRTDENMVSAMENDNNQPKAPGIPLSRKLCYAIGGMPYQMTSNAKGFFMQIFLLDVVEMGAFSASIILFLGRAWDAFTDPLIGYNVSKSGRTRIGKLIPWIVFSMPFGVLSYIMLWYTPLDAMSPGFSFWWYFTWCCLFDTFMSCYHVPYSSLNMFLGGNERDRDSATGYRMGMEVFATLAGATIQGQIVGVYHAKRLRACSLQNDTEVPAGNDTASPDGISESLQNTRRAYLTAALVLGMLYFLCCLVLFIGVKEQLAPLSKLDHINTSYLSSMKMVVCHIPYVQLVFGFLFASLAFQMAQGNFALFCTHAADMGAYFQHLVLILLTAATLSIPLWQTLLVKLGKKTTIFIGLSSYIPALTVISLVRSNLPIFIIMSVLAGTSLAALYLLPWSMLPDVVDDFKVKNPSCQDLEPLFYSCYVFFNKFGGGMSVGVSTLVLYFVGYKPGACRHNPEVIFSLRMLFAPVPICLLLVGIVMFYFYPINEERRQQIQKALRKAGADNGMKGEEELSL